A window of Plasmodium malariae genome assembly, chromosome: 12 genomic DNA:
AAAGCGGGAAGGCAAAACTAAAAGAATCGgcgaaaaatgaaataaatgataCATACGGAGGACggattaataataatagccaCGGTAAAATAAAGAAGCTGTTTTCAAACCCTTTCgcaatacatacatacatgcatacatatatatatatatatacatatatatatatacatatatatatatacatatacatgtgtaacacctttttttttgttgccCCCCCTCCATTCTCCAAAATTATTGTTTAGATATAtgatgtatatttttatgctgatctaataaatatatttgttacaCTGCCCTATATGATACcatgcatataaataaatagtattTACATATCACAATAAATTACCTAATACCTAGGAAAATtaatttgcttttttttttttttttttgctaataCTACGTGTAAAATTGTTTTCAAGCGTATACTCATTTTCtttgcacatatataaatatatatatatatgtatctatatatgtgcatctatatatgtgtatgagTGCACATGTACttcagtatatatatgcatatacacacatgGAAATCACATGACGGCACTTATATTagttcttcatttttttgctaatatatatagagaaaaaaagagcaaGTGAAATTAAAGATAATAATTCCTCACCAGtaattaaagaatataatagcAAGAAACCACTTAATCCTTACAATGacagatataataaataccCAATTACTTCCATAAATGATTTAAATGAGAGTAGTTACAATAGAGGCTATTGTGACAATTTTCATGTAAGAggtaataatataagaaataaattttcaagaAAAAGAGGAGGTTATAGCAATGCTTCTGCTAACATTTtaggaaataataatttttatagagGTTCAAGAAATTACgattataaaatgaatatggACAGAAGGAACTACAATTcatcatataattataataaatttgatTATGGAGtagtaattaataaaaaaaaaaaaaaaaatacatatatatatatgtatcatgcatcgtatatatataagtatatactttttttaaggGAAAATATGGaatgcatatatttgtatatgtgtaGATGTATACGgccatattatatttaccttctcaaattgtatttattaacttttgaataaataaaaacaaatgcCAATGTTCATTTGTTGCatgctatatttttttcatcgtATATCCTTATGTTTGAAATATTGTGTGTATTTCAcctcattttaatttttgtgcACCCATATATTTCCCCTTTTAAACACGTATATTAGCAATGTTTATAATGCTTATAATACCCAACCCTTtgttacatatgtatataatacataaggaaacaatttttttgttttccatttttatagaaaatgTTCAATGATTATAACGACAGTAGTGGTAGGTACGACAGtatgaaaagagaaaattacttagatttaaaaaataagaattacGAAGAAAACACGAACGTTTTGAGAAAACACGAATCAGTTACTATTGATTATGATATGTATAGAAGACAAcaagagaaaaaattaaattcaaataaaagcATAGAAAGTGttgataaaaagaaaaaaaaaaatgaggtaaataatgaaaaaagtaataaaacaACTGGTACTGTTACAAAACGTAATGATAATttagaagaagaaaataagtCAGAACATCCAAAAAGAAAAGCAATAAATgtttatcaatatattttagagGAAGGAGGAAGA
This region includes:
- the PmUG01_12071300 gene encoding conserved Plasmodium protein, unknown function, which gives rise to MATKIRYNVHTTNKYSVFDSDNSEEESGKAKLKESAKNEINDTYGGRINNNSHEKKRASEIKDNNSSPVIKEYNSKKPLNPYNDRYNKYPITSINDLNESSYNRGYCDNFHVRGNNIRNKFSRKRGGYSNASANILGNNNFYRGSRNYDYKMNMDRRNYNSSYNYNKFDYGVKMFNDYNDSSGRYDSMKRENYLDLKNKNYEENTNVLRKHESVTIDYDMYRRQQEKKLNSNKSIESVDKKKKKNEVNNEKSNKTTGTVTKRNDNLEEENKSEHPKRKAINVYQYILEEGGRVDRIPGFRRSFRSFKKTDDANWHNKYENKTKMQFDEKIFKKRDPPNINDTRAFPSLTSK